One genomic region from Megalobrama amblycephala isolate DHTTF-2021 unplaced genomic scaffold, ASM1881202v1 scaffold398, whole genome shotgun sequence encodes:
- the LOC125261329 gene encoding collagen alpha-1(XXV) chain-like isoform X1 codes for MTALLTRPHPFTEIIQLSLTIEGEPGFFGPQGEPGLPGLPGTKGERGEPGPPGKGERGETGPAGHKGEQGEPGAPGPKGSKGDAGDKGDVGPTGSQGPPGEKGEQGTTEIIDYNGNIQEALQKITTITVTIKTYLLCIKDQSSCECGSVCLGPFSAMYSECSGWICLNIAYGPPGPPGPVGPKGMKGDQGVPGLPGLDGERGQKGSKGDMGIPGISGEKGSMGLPGLQGVNGLKGDKGDTGLPGPQGPSIIGPPGAPGPHGPPGPMGPHGFPGPKGEPGLHGLKGLRGETGYKGDRGPLGLPGASGLDGKPGPRGMDGPIGAPGPAGPKGDRGEKGDVGGPGPRGPYGLPGAAGTPGMDGLPGLKGDKGDVGERGEKVHSRLCEALIETIEALRHQCFIRKLLHHYSSDFLFFRKRFI; via the exons ATGACTGCCCTCTTGACCAGACCACAcccatttactgaaatcattcaACTGTCACTAACTATTGAG GGTGAACCTGGTTTCTTTGGGCCTCAAGGTGAGCCTGGGCTTCCAGGCCTGCCAGGAACTAAG ggtGAGAGAGGGGAACCTGGACCACCTGGCAAGGGTGAACGTGGTGAGACAGGTCCAGCAGGACACAAG gGAGAGCAGGGGGAACCAGGAGCACCAGGCCCAAAAGGTTCAAAG GGGGATGCAGGAGACAAAGGTGATGTAGGCCCAACAGGATCACAA GGGCCACCTGGGGAGAAAGGTGAACAGGGTACAACTGAAATCATAGACTACAATGGAAACATTCAAGAGGCTCTTCAG AAGATAACTACTATTACAGTTACG ATAAAGACTTATCTCCTATGTATCAAGGATCAAAGTAGCTGTGAATGTGGTTCAGTCTGCCTAGGCCCTTTCTCAGCTATGTATTCAGAGTGCTCTGGTTGGATCTGTTTGAATATAGCCTAT GGTCCCCCTGGACCTCCTGGGCCAGTTGGACCAAAGGGAATGAAG GGTGATCAGGGTGTTCCTGGACTTCCTGGACTGGATGGAGAAAGG GGTCAAAAAGGTTCAAAGGGTGATATGGGAATCCCTGGAATATCAGGAGAAAAGGGATCAATGGGTCTTCCTGGCTTACAG GGTGTGAATGGTCTGAAAGGAGACAAAGGAGACACTGGCCTGCCTGGTCCTCAGGGACCATCG ATTATTGGGCCCCCTGGAGCACCTGGTCCACATGGACCACCTGGACCCATG GGTCCTCATGGATTCCCTGGCCCAAAG GGGGAACCAGGGTTGCATGGTCTCAAGGGACTGCGAGGGGAGACTGGGTATAAGGGTGACAGAGGACCCCTGGGTCTCCCT GGAGCATCTGGCTTGGATGGCAAGCCGGGACCCAGG GGTATGGATGGACCAATCGGGGCTCCTGGTCCAGCCGGTCCGAAAGGAGATAGa GGTGAGAAGGGTGATGTTGGTGGTCCTGGACCCAGAGGGCCATATGGGTTACCT ggAGCTGCTGGAACACCTGGAATGGAT GGGTTACCAGGCTTAAAGGGAGACAAGGGCGACGTGGGGGAAAGAGGAGAAAAG
- the LOC125261329 gene encoding collagen alpha-1(XXV) chain-like isoform X4, translated as MTALLTRPHPFTEIIQLSLTIEGEPGFFGPQGEPGLPGLPGTKGERGEPGPPGKGERGETGPAGHKGEQGEPGAPGPKGSKGDAGDKGDVGPTGSQGPPGEKGEQGTTEIIDYNGNIQEALQKITTITVTIKTYLLCIKDQSSCECGSVCLGPFSAMYSECSGWICLNIAYGPPGPPGPVGPKGMKGDQGVPGLPGLDGERGQKGSKGDMGIPGISGEKGSMGLPGLQGVNGLKGDKGDTGLPGPQGPSIIGPPGAPGPHGPPGPMGPHGFPGPKGEPGLHGLKGLRGETGYKGDRGPLGLPGASGLDGKPGPRGMDGPIGAPGPAGPKGDRGEKGDVGGPGPRGPYGLPGAAGTPGMDGLPGLKGDKGDVGERGEKN; from the exons ATGACTGCCCTCTTGACCAGACCACAcccatttactgaaatcattcaACTGTCACTAACTATTGAG GGTGAACCTGGTTTCTTTGGGCCTCAAGGTGAGCCTGGGCTTCCAGGCCTGCCAGGAACTAAG ggtGAGAGAGGGGAACCTGGACCACCTGGCAAGGGTGAACGTGGTGAGACAGGTCCAGCAGGACACAAG gGAGAGCAGGGGGAACCAGGAGCACCAGGCCCAAAAGGTTCAAAG GGGGATGCAGGAGACAAAGGTGATGTAGGCCCAACAGGATCACAA GGGCCACCTGGGGAGAAAGGTGAACAGGGTACAACTGAAATCATAGACTACAATGGAAACATTCAAGAGGCTCTTCAG AAGATAACTACTATTACAGTTACG ATAAAGACTTATCTCCTATGTATCAAGGATCAAAGTAGCTGTGAATGTGGTTCAGTCTGCCTAGGCCCTTTCTCAGCTATGTATTCAGAGTGCTCTGGTTGGATCTGTTTGAATATAGCCTAT GGTCCCCCTGGACCTCCTGGGCCAGTTGGACCAAAGGGAATGAAG GGTGATCAGGGTGTTCCTGGACTTCCTGGACTGGATGGAGAAAGG GGTCAAAAAGGTTCAAAGGGTGATATGGGAATCCCTGGAATATCAGGAGAAAAGGGATCAATGGGTCTTCCTGGCTTACAG GGTGTGAATGGTCTGAAAGGAGACAAAGGAGACACTGGCCTGCCTGGTCCTCAGGGACCATCG ATTATTGGGCCCCCTGGAGCACCTGGTCCACATGGACCACCTGGACCCATG GGTCCTCATGGATTCCCTGGCCCAAAG GGGGAACCAGGGTTGCATGGTCTCAAGGGACTGCGAGGGGAGACTGGGTATAAGGGTGACAGAGGACCCCTGGGTCTCCCT GGAGCATCTGGCTTGGATGGCAAGCCGGGACCCAGG GGTATGGATGGACCAATCGGGGCTCCTGGTCCAGCCGGTCCGAAAGGAGATAGa GGTGAGAAGGGTGATGTTGGTGGTCCTGGACCCAGAGGGCCATATGGGTTACCT ggAGCTGCTGGAACACCTGGAATGGAT GGGTTACCAGGCTTAAAGGGAGACAAGGGCGACGTGGGGGAAAGAGGAGAAAAG
- the LOC125261329 gene encoding collagen alpha-1(XXV) chain-like isoform X3, whose product MTALLTRPHPFTEIIQLSLTIEGEPGFFGPQGEPGLPGLPGTKGERGEPGPPGKGERGETGPAGHKGEQGEPGAPGPKGSKGDAGDKGDVGPTGSQGPPGEKGEQGTTEIIDYNGNIQEALQKITTITVTIKTYLLCIKDQSSCECGSVCLGPFSAMYSECSGWICLNIAYGPPGPPGPVGPKGMKGDQGVPGLPGLDGERGQKGSKGDMGIPGISGEKGSMGLPGLQGVNGLKGDKGDTGLPGPQGPSIIGPPGAPGPHGPPGPMGPHGFPGPKRANRLLSKMKVITSAVIGHTTWGNQGCMVSRDCEGRLGIRVTEDPWVSLEHLAWMASRDPGVWMDQSGLLVQPVRKEIEVRRVMLVVLDPEGHMGYLELLEHLEWMGYQA is encoded by the exons ATGACTGCCCTCTTGACCAGACCACAcccatttactgaaatcattcaACTGTCACTAACTATTGAG GGTGAACCTGGTTTCTTTGGGCCTCAAGGTGAGCCTGGGCTTCCAGGCCTGCCAGGAACTAAG ggtGAGAGAGGGGAACCTGGACCACCTGGCAAGGGTGAACGTGGTGAGACAGGTCCAGCAGGACACAAG gGAGAGCAGGGGGAACCAGGAGCACCAGGCCCAAAAGGTTCAAAG GGGGATGCAGGAGACAAAGGTGATGTAGGCCCAACAGGATCACAA GGGCCACCTGGGGAGAAAGGTGAACAGGGTACAACTGAAATCATAGACTACAATGGAAACATTCAAGAGGCTCTTCAG AAGATAACTACTATTACAGTTACG ATAAAGACTTATCTCCTATGTATCAAGGATCAAAGTAGCTGTGAATGTGGTTCAGTCTGCCTAGGCCCTTTCTCAGCTATGTATTCAGAGTGCTCTGGTTGGATCTGTTTGAATATAGCCTAT GGTCCCCCTGGACCTCCTGGGCCAGTTGGACCAAAGGGAATGAAG GGTGATCAGGGTGTTCCTGGACTTCCTGGACTGGATGGAGAAAGG GGTCAAAAAGGTTCAAAGGGTGATATGGGAATCCCTGGAATATCAGGAGAAAAGGGATCAATGGGTCTTCCTGGCTTACAG GGTGTGAATGGTCTGAAAGGAGACAAAGGAGACACTGGCCTGCCTGGTCCTCAGGGACCATCG ATTATTGGGCCCCCTGGAGCACCTGGTCCACATGGACCACCTGGACCCATG GGTCCTCATGGATTCCCTGGCCCAAAG AGAGCAAATCGCCTTCTGTCAAAGATGAAAGTAATTACTTCAGCAGTGATTGGACATACAACATG GGGGAACCAGGGTTGCATGGTCTCAAGGGACTGCGAGGGGAGACTGGGTATAAGGGTGACAGAGGACCCCTGGGTCTCCCT GGAGCATCTGGCTTGGATGGCAAGCCGGGACCCAGG GGTATGGATGGACCAATCGGGGCTCCTGGTCCAGCCGGTCCGAAAGGAGATAGa GGTGAGAAGGGTGATGTTGGTGGTCCTGGACCCAGAGGGCCATATGGGTTACCT ggAGCTGCTGGAACACCTGGAATGGAT GGGTTACCAGGCTTAA
- the LOC125261329 gene encoding collagen alpha-1(XXV) chain-like isoform X6, with protein sequence MTALLTRPHPFTEIIQLSLTIEGEPGFFGPQGEPGLPGLPGTKGERGEPGPPGKGERGETGPAGHKGEQGEPGAPGPKGSKGDAGDKGDVGPTGSQGPPGEKGEQGTTEIIDYNGNIQEALQKITTITVTIKTYLLCIKDQSSCECGSVCLGPFSAMYSECSGWICLNIAYGPPGPPGPVGPKGMKGDQGVPGLPGLDGERGQKGSKGDMGIPGISGEKGSMGLPGLQGVNGLKGDKGDTGLPGPQGPSIIGPPGAPGPHGPPGPMGPHGFPGPKRANRLLSKMKVITSAVIGHTTWGNQGCMVSRDCEGRLGIRVTEDPWVSLVWMDQSGLLVQPVRKEIEVRRVMLVVLDPEGHMGYLELLEHLEWMGYQA encoded by the exons ATGACTGCCCTCTTGACCAGACCACAcccatttactgaaatcattcaACTGTCACTAACTATTGAG GGTGAACCTGGTTTCTTTGGGCCTCAAGGTGAGCCTGGGCTTCCAGGCCTGCCAGGAACTAAG ggtGAGAGAGGGGAACCTGGACCACCTGGCAAGGGTGAACGTGGTGAGACAGGTCCAGCAGGACACAAG gGAGAGCAGGGGGAACCAGGAGCACCAGGCCCAAAAGGTTCAAAG GGGGATGCAGGAGACAAAGGTGATGTAGGCCCAACAGGATCACAA GGGCCACCTGGGGAGAAAGGTGAACAGGGTACAACTGAAATCATAGACTACAATGGAAACATTCAAGAGGCTCTTCAG AAGATAACTACTATTACAGTTACG ATAAAGACTTATCTCCTATGTATCAAGGATCAAAGTAGCTGTGAATGTGGTTCAGTCTGCCTAGGCCCTTTCTCAGCTATGTATTCAGAGTGCTCTGGTTGGATCTGTTTGAATATAGCCTAT GGTCCCCCTGGACCTCCTGGGCCAGTTGGACCAAAGGGAATGAAG GGTGATCAGGGTGTTCCTGGACTTCCTGGACTGGATGGAGAAAGG GGTCAAAAAGGTTCAAAGGGTGATATGGGAATCCCTGGAATATCAGGAGAAAAGGGATCAATGGGTCTTCCTGGCTTACAG GGTGTGAATGGTCTGAAAGGAGACAAAGGAGACACTGGCCTGCCTGGTCCTCAGGGACCATCG ATTATTGGGCCCCCTGGAGCACCTGGTCCACATGGACCACCTGGACCCATG GGTCCTCATGGATTCCCTGGCCCAAAG AGAGCAAATCGCCTTCTGTCAAAGATGAAAGTAATTACTTCAGCAGTGATTGGACATACAACATG GGGGAACCAGGGTTGCATGGTCTCAAGGGACTGCGAGGGGAGACTGGGTATAAGGGTGACAGAGGACCCCTGGGTCTCCCT GGTATGGATGGACCAATCGGGGCTCCTGGTCCAGCCGGTCCGAAAGGAGATAGa GGTGAGAAGGGTGATGTTGGTGGTCCTGGACCCAGAGGGCCATATGGGTTACCT ggAGCTGCTGGAACACCTGGAATGGAT GGGTTACCAGGCTTAA
- the LOC125261329 gene encoding collagen alpha-1(XXV) chain-like isoform X8: protein MTALLTRPHPFTEIIQLSLTIEGEPGFFGPQGEPGLPGLPGTKGERGEPGPPGKGERGETGPAGHKGEQGEPGAPGPKGSKGDAGDKGDVGPTGSQGPPGEKGEQGTTEIIDYNGNIQEALQKITTITVTIKTYLLCIKDQSSCECGSVCLGPFSAMYSECSGWICLNIAYGPPGPPGPVGPKGMKGDQGVPGLPGLDGERGQKGSKGDMGIPGISGEKGSMGLPGLQGVNGLKGDKGDTGLPGPQGPSIIGPPGAPGPHGPPGPMGPHGFPGPKRANRLLSKMKVITSAVIGHTTWGNQGCMVSRDCEGRLGIRVTEDPWVSLC, encoded by the exons ATGACTGCCCTCTTGACCAGACCACAcccatttactgaaatcattcaACTGTCACTAACTATTGAG GGTGAACCTGGTTTCTTTGGGCCTCAAGGTGAGCCTGGGCTTCCAGGCCTGCCAGGAACTAAG ggtGAGAGAGGGGAACCTGGACCACCTGGCAAGGGTGAACGTGGTGAGACAGGTCCAGCAGGACACAAG gGAGAGCAGGGGGAACCAGGAGCACCAGGCCCAAAAGGTTCAAAG GGGGATGCAGGAGACAAAGGTGATGTAGGCCCAACAGGATCACAA GGGCCACCTGGGGAGAAAGGTGAACAGGGTACAACTGAAATCATAGACTACAATGGAAACATTCAAGAGGCTCTTCAG AAGATAACTACTATTACAGTTACG ATAAAGACTTATCTCCTATGTATCAAGGATCAAAGTAGCTGTGAATGTGGTTCAGTCTGCCTAGGCCCTTTCTCAGCTATGTATTCAGAGTGCTCTGGTTGGATCTGTTTGAATATAGCCTAT GGTCCCCCTGGACCTCCTGGGCCAGTTGGACCAAAGGGAATGAAG GGTGATCAGGGTGTTCCTGGACTTCCTGGACTGGATGGAGAAAGG GGTCAAAAAGGTTCAAAGGGTGATATGGGAATCCCTGGAATATCAGGAGAAAAGGGATCAATGGGTCTTCCTGGCTTACAG GGTGTGAATGGTCTGAAAGGAGACAAAGGAGACACTGGCCTGCCTGGTCCTCAGGGACCATCG ATTATTGGGCCCCCTGGAGCACCTGGTCCACATGGACCACCTGGACCCATG GGTCCTCATGGATTCCCTGGCCCAAAG AGAGCAAATCGCCTTCTGTCAAAGATGAAAGTAATTACTTCAGCAGTGATTGGACATACAACATG GGGGAACCAGGGTTGCATGGTCTCAAGGGACTGCGAGGGGAGACTGGGTATAAGGGTGACAGAGGACCCCTGGGTCTCCCT CTGTTGA
- the LOC125261329 gene encoding collagen alpha-1(XXV) chain-like isoform X9, protein MTALLTRPHPFTEIIQLSLTIEGEPGFFGPQGEPGLPGLPGTKGERGEPGPPGKGERGETGPAGHKGEQGEPGAPGPKGSKGDAGDKGDVGPTGSQGPPGEKGEQGTTEIIDYNGNIQEALQKITTITVTIKTYLLCIKDQSSCECGSVCLGPFSAMYSECSGWICLNIAYGPPGPPGPVGPKGMKGDQGVPGLPGLDGERGQKGSKGDMGIPGISGEKGSMGLPGLQGVNGLKGDKGDTGLPGPQGPSIIGPPGAPGPHGPPGPMGPHGFPGPKGEPGLHGLKGLRGETGYKGDRGPLGLPLLSSQDFLSSSLIVY, encoded by the exons ATGACTGCCCTCTTGACCAGACCACAcccatttactgaaatcattcaACTGTCACTAACTATTGAG GGTGAACCTGGTTTCTTTGGGCCTCAAGGTGAGCCTGGGCTTCCAGGCCTGCCAGGAACTAAG ggtGAGAGAGGGGAACCTGGACCACCTGGCAAGGGTGAACGTGGTGAGACAGGTCCAGCAGGACACAAG gGAGAGCAGGGGGAACCAGGAGCACCAGGCCCAAAAGGTTCAAAG GGGGATGCAGGAGACAAAGGTGATGTAGGCCCAACAGGATCACAA GGGCCACCTGGGGAGAAAGGTGAACAGGGTACAACTGAAATCATAGACTACAATGGAAACATTCAAGAGGCTCTTCAG AAGATAACTACTATTACAGTTACG ATAAAGACTTATCTCCTATGTATCAAGGATCAAAGTAGCTGTGAATGTGGTTCAGTCTGCCTAGGCCCTTTCTCAGCTATGTATTCAGAGTGCTCTGGTTGGATCTGTTTGAATATAGCCTAT GGTCCCCCTGGACCTCCTGGGCCAGTTGGACCAAAGGGAATGAAG GGTGATCAGGGTGTTCCTGGACTTCCTGGACTGGATGGAGAAAGG GGTCAAAAAGGTTCAAAGGGTGATATGGGAATCCCTGGAATATCAGGAGAAAAGGGATCAATGGGTCTTCCTGGCTTACAG GGTGTGAATGGTCTGAAAGGAGACAAAGGAGACACTGGCCTGCCTGGTCCTCAGGGACCATCG ATTATTGGGCCCCCTGGAGCACCTGGTCCACATGGACCACCTGGACCCATG GGTCCTCATGGATTCCCTGGCCCAAAG GGGGAACCAGGGTTGCATGGTCTCAAGGGACTGCGAGGGGAGACTGGGTATAAGGGTGACAGAGGACCCCTGGGTCTCCCT CTGTTGAGTTCACAAGATTTTTTGTCCAGTTCACTCATCGTATACTAA